The DNA segment gcaaactaaaagcaATTAAATATCCATAAAATTtcgaacactagttaaaatGATATTGATATATGACCATATTGGCACACAAAATATCAATTGTCAACTGACAACTCGTCCAAAATGTATCCAAAATGTTACCATACAGCCACACAAAATCCAAGACGTCTAATATCAATTCTTAATTTGTACCAactagagaaataaaaatatctttTTGACAcaacttaaattggatatattttgtaaacattaagcttgaattcgtattattttgtaaacattaagcctatattggtgctattttatacgtgaggcctaaattgatactttctacaaaccttagacctattttggtaccttatatGACATGACGCTGATTTGGCAGACTTAACGAATGACGTGTCACATTCTGGTAGTaattcctaaattgatgctatgttataaacgttaagcctaaattgatattttgttgtaaacgttaagcctatattgatgttattttgaaCATGGAACCTAAATTTGTACTTCCCTAAAAactttaggcctattttggtaccttatcccttattttttttttttaataagagtATTTCTATAAGGAGGAGATGTAAAACTATGTAATTTTACAGGTTTCAAAACTTTGTATttttgtgttaaagaaattGAAATGAGCATAATTAATGAAATGTTCGTGAGTAAAGTTCATTAACCGAATTAATAATCTGGTCGTGAACAAAGCTcgttaataaataaatcaacaaaGCTCGTCAATAAATAAACAAGCTGCCTATATGAGATGatgtttttttggtaaaaagtgTTTTGAGACcccgatcttttatttttctttatgcatTATGccattgatattttatttgaaCACATTAAGCCTATcacttttttatttctattttttgccacattaccaaaaaaaaagcgGACTTTGAACATAGTGTTATTTATTTCACTTGCTttttaaatttgtatttttaacagtTTGAAAGCAATTTTTTATATGTATAATGGTTATAGGAAAattgtaaaaaccttaattcgaactataaaaattagggataaggtaccaaaataggcctaaggtttttggggaagtaccaatttaggctcaacgttaaAAAttgcaccaatataggtttaacgttcacaacataatatcaatttaagcttaacgtttataatatagtatcaatttaggcctcacgtacaaaatagcacaaatataggcttaacgtttacaaaataatacgaatttaagcttaacgtttacaaaatatatctaatttgagctaaacgtcataattaattaaccatattatattcttttcctattaactttatatgttttctttttatttagttctattttcttatttattataatacaattaattagttttcttgcccattaaaactttatatttattttttattaaccattccatgactccgAAATTCCATGGCTCatataatatatgcaaactaaaagtaattgaatatccacaatattttgaaCACTAGTAAAGATTTTAATGGACAAGTATATTgtagatattcaattacttttagtttgcatatattacatgagcaatgaaatttagtagtcatagaatcatttatgaaaaacaaatataagattttagTGGACAAGAATACtagttaattttattataataaataaaaatatagaactaaataaacatataaagttaatagggaaagaatataatatgattaatttaattatgacgtttagcttaaattgtatatattttgtaaaacgttaagcttaaattcgtattattttgtaaacgttaagcctatatttgtgctattttgtacgtgaggcctaaattgatgctatattataaacgttaagcctaaattgatattatgttgtaaacattaagcctatattggtgctattttaacgttgagcctaaattgatacttccccaaaaaccttaggcctattttggtaccttatccctaaaaattataatatcacCAATTTGATAAGTAATGGcttaatgtgataaaaaaaagaggataaatttcaaataaaacccctgtagtttcactaattttcagataaagaactttggtttactttttgtcaaaacgagaattgaggtttcacacttggattaatgttattaaaacgatctttaacgacctgaaaatgaaaattttcaagaattaaagttgttcaatgtcatattttctatggaactacattttcgattttcgaaaatcatcttttttggaactttctctctctaaacattaactttctctctctttaccaaacttcatctaaataatctcaaaataaaaaagttgaagaattaaagtttcttagaatattagtagttcttaaaatatgtcatttttgaagtcgtcaatggtgattttaatagtattaatcgaaaaagtctttattttgctaaagttgaaaaccccaaccctcgttttgacaaaaagtaaatcacagtcttttatctgaaaattagtgaaaccacatgggttttatttgaaatttacccataaaaaatgataaaaagtttaatgtgtaaaaataaaagataaaaaactttaatgcaataaataataaaatatcaagCTCCTTagaatggtttttttttttaattaattgtaacATCAATAATGCATAGTTATGCATGcacaaaaatattatattattcacCCATCTTTAGCATCATTAAACCTTGCTATTCACTGAATTGACCTTTCTGTTTTGTAGTAAAAGTGTATAaatgattaatctaattaaaattaacataccatttattcaaaatttcaaaTGTGAATTTTAACTCATGTGATATGTACTCATCACTCTGGTTCCAAAATTGAGAGGTTGTTCctgtatatattaatttaatttaaagcaACAGTCATATTATATAcacaaaataattatttacagtgataaaaaaaattcatatatatgCTACTAAAATCATttattacaaaatatatatgtagaAGTAGATCTTACATATATAATCCAATAAATTAAGTGATTCATTAAGAGataacattaattttttatactgtaaaaaaacattaattttttatatatagtttaGAGATAACAATATTAATAACTGCAATGTTTGACAAATAGCTATTACTTGTTAGCTGATTtcattagctgttagctaattatttttttggttagttgatttgactagctTATTGTATaaacttgtttgataaaacttaatTGATTTActaatagctgtttgtgtaaaatgacaaataaagacatgataaaacttttatttgaagttaaagggtagtaattaggggtaaaaatgtccTTCAAAAAAcataaactaattaaaaaaactcataaaactaGTTTCTTGGACCCAATAAGCTATTTCAAACATCTTTTtaccaaacaccactattagaaTTTTGATTAGTCAAAATCTCTGGGCTCAAACATCTGATTTTATCCAAAAGCTATGTACCAACATGTGGTAGGATTTTAGAATTTAATGGAGAAAATATACTAGGCAGGAAATCAAAATGAGATTTTCTCCATTATTACATTTCCTAATTATGAATTATATATgatgaatatatacatataatatatatatttatgaaaaacttttttttttttaatttcttggcacaaaaatgaaaatgatattGATAAGGTCTTTTTCTTTGAACATGAAAGTTGGCCTATTTTACAACTAAGAATTACCAAAAATGAGAAAATCGTATCTATCTGTGCATAAAAGAACATAAAATCAgcgaaaaagaaaaggaaatttgaagaaaaagttgaaaaaataaaaataaaaaaatgaaatcacACGCAGCCGTTAAAGTGAACAATTATCCTATTTCcagcaaaaaaaatcaaagattccatggaaacttATTCATTATGGCAATCCTCATTTCAGGAAAAAAAATCAGATCTTATAGATCTTCTCATATTATAACACAATCTAACTGATTTAATACTTTTCATATATATTCTCACAATTATTCATTTAAAACTGGATTATTTATACTCTCATAATCCATTTCATTCTTATTCTCAATTTCATTTCCagatcctcatcttcatcatcctcGTCGTCGTCGTCATCATCGAATTTCCGGTCagtatatacataattttttttgttaatgtaATTTCATAAAAAGAGATGAATGCACTTAAAGGGTCTTATGTCATACTCATTTTTTCCCCTCACaccaaacataaaaaaatagtttGACTGGAAAAAGATTGTTTCTGTCAAACCCTAATTTTAATTTCTGATATAAATTTGTGAATTTTTCTGATGAAGAGAACAAAAATGAAAGCACTAGTTGTGGATGATGACAACATAAATCGGAGAATACATTGCAAACTTTTGCAAAATCTAGGGGTAGAATTTGAAGAAGTGAGGAATGGAAAGGAGGCTATTGATATTCATTCCTCTGGCAAAAAATTTGATCTTATTCTTATGGATTTAGATATGCCTATTCTCAATGGCATTCaggtaattttatattatattatattatattaattaataaatgaatttattaattatatatatatattaattaataattgttTTGTAGGCAACAAAGCAACTAAGAGCAATGGGAATAAGTAGCATAATAGCAGGTGTATCTACCCATTCAATGGAAGAACAAGTTCAAGTGCAAGAATTTGTGAAATCCGGTTTAAATGATTATCAACAGAAGCCTTTGACTACCGCTAAGCTAATTGACATCCTCCGTAAGATTAACCCGCATTTGTAAGTACAAGTAGTGGCGGGATTAGGGTACCCGATGAGCCGTGACTCAAATATTTAATGATATAGAAAAAGCTATAGCATATCATAATGtatcaatttaaaaaaattgttgtattttcttcttttattcaATGTAATAGCTATAATAGCATCCCAATGGTTCAATATATGTGGTATAAGTTTCAACAAAACATATGAGTGTCCTttaatttattagaattttttaaaacaaaaaattgaTTAATAAGATTTTGGTTGGtgataaaaatttataattagttACTGGTTAGCATTATATATTCCATTTTTGTATATTCTATTTTTAGGGTTATTATAAATTACTcaaagttctttttttttttttattattaagagggtttatttatatatatttgaggaTAGATATAAAATTGAAGaatttgaagaaaaagaaagaagagagtaGGTGTAACTGAAGTTGGTGTGAGTCTTGTCATAAGTAACACTTTTATGACTTTTATATTATCTATAAGAGTTGGCTGTTTTTTTAAGATTTATGGACAAAAGGTTAAAATATACAccaatatattaaaataaatgggTAATTATATTTATGGACACTGAAAttcaatgtttttactattattttttttttaataaaacttcATTCCATTGAAAAtaagtcaaaaaaaaaaaaaaggagtcAACAGCATTTCTTCTAGGCTAAACAACCGAAATATTAATAAGCTTTTGATAGATGTAGATACTCAAACAAATGAGGACTATGATGAAAACTTATACATAAAGGTACTGAGAAAATTCTTAAACAATGTTATTTGAGGAAAAGTTGTTGAATTTTGATGGTTCAAATCAAGCTTGAGAATTTTCACTAAGATATGTAATGGTTGTCAAAAGCGGTTGCATGACTAAATTCAATTTGGACGTATAACGAGAAAGTTATGTTTTATGAACGTTTTGATCAAACAAACCAtacttaaaaattaatttttgaccAGGTCGAGTCATGTCTCTAGTATCCATAAGATTCATAGCACTCCTTTCATAAGCAACTGACTAGATGTGATTTGGAGCTATAATAAGAAAGTTATGTTTCGTGGAAGTTTAGGTCAAACACGAGCTTTGTCCAAAAAAAGTAACTTTTCATAGGGTTAAGATCGACCTTAGGCATCTCCATGAAAGTTTCAGTGTGTCCCGATACGAGTTCAACAAATATTGTCACGCTTAATTTGGAAATCTTGGTAGAAAGTTATAGCTTTTGAAAGTTTTGGAGAAAATGAATGAAAACTTATCTTGAAATTTTCCTTGACACGTGGTTGCATGTATGCGGTCAACATTCGAAATTAAATGAAACGAAGCCGTTTTAAGTTGAAAAGCCGCATTTTGAACTTAATGAAACACTATTGTTTCAATTTAGCAGCGatgcatttaaaaaaaatgaaacgaTGTGGAACAATGCTATTTCATTttgttaaacaaaaaaaaatagaaattaaatttttttctccatcttcataTTAATTATGATAATCAAatcattatttaatataattgattatcgggtaaattataaaatttgacCAAAttggaggtccatttacatatttaaactCATTGCACAACACACtatatctagactatttcaTTTAGGAATTACCCATATAACATTAAGAAATTTCTccctctttctttctctctttctttctctgcgAACTCGAAGTGTTTGTGTTCTACGAACTTGAAGTGCTTTAAATCTCTGcatctcttcttctttgtgTTTCTTCTCTTCGATTTCAATGGTAAAAAGCAGCAAGAAGATACGTATCTATTGTATTTATGCGATTTTGATTGGTTTTAGGGTTATGTGTTCTCGCTTTCATGTTTTTACGttgtgtttttttattagtttatagCTATATTTTGCAAAATGGACTTAGAAATGCATCAAAATGATAGTGAAGATATAATTTTGTCCAGAAAACGACTTCACAGTTAAGAGTTTTCTTCGTAGTTTTTGCCAATTGCGAAGCAAAATTATCGCGGTTGGGGCAAAACCACGAAAAAACTCACAACCGCAAAGTATTATTTCCCTTTGCAGTTGAGGTAactgctgtagacaccgagtcggaggacctgtgacgaaaatcCACGACAAACggctaaagcggttgattccattagttAGGAAATTTAAAAAATCAAAGGGAAACTCGGAGAGCCGGCATGTGATAGCCCCACTAACAAATTCAGCATCTCCTGAGTAAGGTCAGGCATGTTCATCGTCGTATCGATATATGAGAGGGCCCCGGAA comes from the Euphorbia lathyris chromosome 5, ddEupLath1.1, whole genome shotgun sequence genome and includes:
- the LOC136231003 gene encoding two-component response regulator 24, with translation MKALVVDDDNINRRIHCKLLQNLGVEFEEVRNGKEAIDIHSSGKKFDLILMDLDMPILNGIQATKQLRAMGISSIIAGVSTHSMEEQVQVQEFVKSGLNDYQQKPLTTAKLIDILRKINPHL